In Tubulanus polymorphus chromosome 8, tnTubPoly1.2, whole genome shotgun sequence, one genomic interval encodes:
- the LOC141909946 gene encoding uncharacterized protein LOC141909946 — MKLLLAVLVFMALSSAALSCHCRQRSLKYHFCTSIYVVKAKIESRHWRPRNIFAAKVSYKIDVEKYYKPADGMETNPLTLVSTASAGSLCGVPSLKIGDTHILFVYMYKGKPRIGRCSQPDGVTENDIKDIDCSTQTGMENGVVHEIRPSNS, encoded by the exons ATGAAACTATTGCTAGCTGTATTAGTGTTTATGGCCTTATCGTCGGCCGCCCTGTCGTGTCACTGCAGACAAAGATcgctgaaatatcatttctgCACTTCCATATACG TCGTGAAGGCGAAAATTGAATCAAGACATTGGAGGCCGCGCAACATTTTTGCTGCAAAGGTATCCTATAAGATAGACGTTGAGAAATACTACAAG CCCGCGGATGGCATGGAGACAAACCCTCTGACGCTCGTATCGACTGCTTCCGCCGGGTCTCTGTGCGGTGTCCCCAGTCTCAAAATAGGAGACACACACATCTTGTTTG TGTATATGTACAAAGGAAAACCGAGAATTGGTAGGTGTTCTCAACCTGACGGCGTCACAGAAAATGACATCAAGGACATCGACTGTTCTACTCAGACTGGTATGGAAAATGGAGTCGTACACGAAATTAGGCCGAGCAACTCGTAA
- the LOC141910009 gene encoding uncharacterized protein LOC141910009 isoform X1, with translation MLHSVSVFSSRVQYQRFGKKTMKLLLAVLVFAALSSAVLSCSCGGRSLKHHFCTSKYVVEAEILTKKQSPGNINQANIVYTLDVKKYYKPTDGMESNPVKFISTAAAGSLCGVTYLEEGETHILFVYMYKNAPRIGICSSPRGVKEDDIKDIDCSTTTDMDHHIKDTIEIIDFDKQLVNP, from the exons ATGTTGCACA GTGTTTCAGTATTTTCGTCGCGTGTTCAGTATCAGAGATTCGGAAAAAAAACCATGAAACTATTGCTAGCTGTATTAGTGTTCGCGGCCTTATCATCGGCTGTACTGTCGTGTAGCTGCGGTGGAAGATCGCTAAAACATCATTTCTGCACTTCCAAATATG TCGTGGAAGCGGAAATCCTGACGAAAAAACAGTCACCGGGCAACATCAACCAGGCGAATATTGTCTACACGTTAGACGTAAAGAAATACTACAAG CCCACGGATGGCATGGAAAGCAACCCTGTGAAATTCATATCGACCGCAGCTGCCGGGTCCCTGTGTGGAGTCACCTATCTTGAAGAAGGAGAAACACACATCTTGTTTG tgtaTATGTACAAAAACGCGCCGAGAATCGGTATATGTTCGTCGCCTCGTGGCGTCAAAGAAGATGATATCAAGGACATCGACTGCTCTACCACAACGGATATGGATCATCACATAAAAGATACAATCGAGATAATCGATTTCGACAAGCAACTAGTGAACCCATAA
- the LOC141910009 gene encoding uncharacterized protein LOC141910009 isoform X2, whose product MKLLLAVLVFAALSSAVLSCSCGGRSLKHHFCTSKYVVEAEILTKKQSPGNINQANIVYTLDVKKYYKPTDGMESNPVKFISTAAAGSLCGVTYLEEGETHILFVYMYKNAPRIGICSSPRGVKEDDIKDIDCSTTTDMDHHIKDTIEIIDFDKQLVNP is encoded by the exons ATGAAACTATTGCTAGCTGTATTAGTGTTCGCGGCCTTATCATCGGCTGTACTGTCGTGTAGCTGCGGTGGAAGATCGCTAAAACATCATTTCTGCACTTCCAAATATG TCGTGGAAGCGGAAATCCTGACGAAAAAACAGTCACCGGGCAACATCAACCAGGCGAATATTGTCTACACGTTAGACGTAAAGAAATACTACAAG CCCACGGATGGCATGGAAAGCAACCCTGTGAAATTCATATCGACCGCAGCTGCCGGGTCCCTGTGTGGAGTCACCTATCTTGAAGAAGGAGAAACACACATCTTGTTTG tgtaTATGTACAAAAACGCGCCGAGAATCGGTATATGTTCGTCGCCTCGTGGCGTCAAAGAAGATGATATCAAGGACATCGACTGCTCTACCACAACGGATATGGATCATCACATAAAAGATACAATCGAGATAATCGATTTCGACAAGCAACTAGTGAACCCATAA